The following coding sequences lie in one Musa acuminata AAA Group cultivar baxijiao chromosome BXJ1-8, Cavendish_Baxijiao_AAA, whole genome shotgun sequence genomic window:
- the LOC103995341 gene encoding chitinase CLP, which produces MAPCFLFLITFTFFTTPPSVAGKQFPSEAKALVAPITKDVSTSLYTVALNTDKQFVLDLAGPLLWFPCPPEHPTVPCNSTACAAAGAFHPPRCPRIAAIDKQPCACTAYPVNPVTTMCSPDDLTFTSVTLSSTDGKNPTAAVCVPEVVSSCAPKGLLNSLPAAAVGVAGLARSGLAVPSQLFSKLYLKKQFAICLPSSGAAPGAAFFGTEPFYFLAAPPVDVAARLTYTTLLRNPRNPAYYLEVKGLAVNREAVPFLARMLEFDSLGHGGVMISTAAPYTTLTSHIYRPFLKAFAAATKAIPRAPKVKPFGLCLNSTALGSTRVGYGVPQIDVMLAGGRNWTFFGANSLKQVDKDTACLAFVDGGPKAEQAMVIGGYQLENSFLLFDLATSRLGFLSTLLGIMTTCSNFNFTVQA; this is translated from the coding sequence ATGGCACCTTGTTTCCTCTTCTTGATCACCTTCACCTTCTTCACAACACCACCTTCTGTTGCGGGAAAGCAGTTCCCATCTGAAGCCAAAGCCCTCGTAGCTCCCATTACCAAGGACGTCTCCACATCTCTCTACACCGTAGCACTCAACACCGACAAGCAATTTGTGTTGGACCTCGCAGGACCCTTGCTATGGTTTCCATGCCCTCCCGAACACCCCACCGTCCCTTGTAACTCCACCGCCTGCGCCGCCGCTGGTGCCTTCCACCCTCCGCGCTGCCCCCGCATTGCGGCCATCGACAAGCAGCCTTGCGCCTGCACCGCCTACCCGGTGAACCCGGTTACGACGATGTGTTCCCCCGATGACTTGACCTTCACCAGCGTCACCCTTTCCTCCACAGATGGGAAGAACCCTACTGCAGCGGTGTGCGTTCCCGAGGTTGTCTCGTCCTGTGCGCCAAAAGGCCTCCTGAACTCGCTACCGGCCGCAGCCGTCGGTGTTGCTGGGCTCGCTCGGTCTGGCCTCGCCGTTCCTTCGCAGCTCTTCTCTAAGCTTTACTTAAAGAAGCAATTTGCCATCTGCCTCCCGAGCTCCGGAGCGGCACCGGGAGCGGCGTTCTTCGGAACCGAGCCCTTCTACTTCCTTGCAGCACCGCCGGTGGATGTCGCCGCGCGTCTCACGTACACGACTCTGCTGAGAAACCCGAGGAACCCCGCGTACTACCTCGAAGTGAAGGGCCTGGCGGTGAACAGGGAGGCGGTGCCGTTCTTGGCTCGCATGCTCGAGTTCGACTCGCTTGGCCATGGCGGCGTCATGATAAGCACTGCGGCCCCTTACACCACCCTTACGAGCCACATATATCGCCCATTCCTCAAGGCCTTTGCTGCGGCAACCAAGGCTATCCCGCGGGCGCCGAAGGTGAAGCCCTTCGGTCTGTGCTTGAACAGCACGGCGTTGGGGTCGACGAGGGTCGGATACGGTGTGCCACAGATCGACGTGATGCTGGCAGGAGGGAGGAACTGGACCTTCTTCGGAGCCAATTCATTGAAGCAGGTAGATAAGGACACGGCGTGCTTGGCATTCGTCGATGGTGGGCCGAAGGCTGAGCAAGCGATGGTCATAGGCGGATACCAACTGGAGAACAGCTTCCTTCTGTTCGATCTGGCGACTTCGAGGCTGGGGTTTCTCTCAACTCTGCTGGGGATCATGACCACCTGTTCCAACTTTAACTTCACTGTTCAAGCTTGA
- the LOC135589148 gene encoding protein NETWORKED 3C-like — MTVRKGPSHSWWFASQDRLQSSTQSSWLSSTLSELEEKTKQMLNLIEEDADSFAKRAEMYYKRRPQLVDMIEDFYRAHRSLAEQYDQLKSGSAVRRSISVCPAFFDRSCSRSISSSDADEGPKFSTDSFYSEESEVDDPEQEENEAENKPRVMSDEGTDSYLVMKLKHELERLREENAKLKAEIAGKDEEKRDVIRQLALSLDILKEENVTLRRSIKHPEKKGGGFFDLKKLTKDTFSGRRLFHGKSKPQTTIVAL; from the exons ATGACGGTGAGAAAGGGTCCATCGCATTCATGGTGGTTTGCTAGCCAAGACAGGCTCCAAAGTTCAACACAATCTTCATGGTTGTCATCGACACTTTCCG AACTAGAAGAGAAGACCAAGCAGATGCTGAACCTGATAGAGGAAGATGCCGACTCCTTCGCTAAGCGTGCAGAGATGTACTACAAAAGGAGACCTCAACTCGTAGACATGATCGAAGATTTCTACCGGGCTCATCGCTCATTGGCTGAGCAGTATGATCAACTAAAATCGGGATCAGCAGTGCGACGTTCAATATCAGTTTGTCCTGCTTTCTTTGACAGAAGCTGTTCACGGAGTATAAGCAGCAGTGATGCCGATGAGGGCCCTAAGTTTTCCACCGATTCATTTTATTCAGAGGAATCCGAAGTTGATGATCCTGAACAAGAAGAAAACGAAGCTGAGAATAAGCCAAGAGTTATGTCGGATGAAGGGACTGATAGTTATTTAGTGATGAAACTGAAACATGAACTAGAAAGGCTTAGAGAGGAGAATGCAAAACTTAAGGCTGAAATAGCAGGAAAAGATGAAGAGAAAAGGGATGTTATCAGACAGCTTGCTTTGTCTTTGGATATCTTGAAGGAAGAGAATGTTACCTTGAGGAGGTCCATTAAGCACCCAGAGAAAAAGGGTGGCGGCTTTTTTGACCTTAAGAAACTAACCAAAGATACGTTCAGTGGAAGAAGACTGTTTCACGGGAAGTCAAAACCTCAAACTACAATTGTAGCCCTCTAA